The Tursiops truncatus isolate mTurTru1 chromosome 6, mTurTru1.mat.Y, whole genome shotgun sequence genome includes a window with the following:
- the ZNF484 gene encoding zinc finger protein 484 isoform X2 has translation MEAISAPFPEEPEMTKSLGSVSFKDVTVDFSREEWQQLDLAQKSLYRDVMLENYFNLISVGCQVPKPEVIFNLEQGEQPCMLDGEISSQSYLDQGIGFETSQQGMSEEVSIQFERINLFTRDDLYSILEELWQDDEQTGRCEENQNKHLSHVAFINKDTLANEGDCEYNKDIRKMFRVNTYLVPSRKRLHNCDSFQKSLKPIVSLCNYNRNNVTENFDKIIGYGNIFTLMNSHTEMNACGYNQCKKLLSHKQTLIQHQKFHGENLYLFSDCVKLSTHKSHLFAHQRIYTEEKHHECSKCETVFTRKSQFAVPQVYTREKPYICTEYGKDFSLNSNHEKTPHTEETDCKFSPHGKAFIQKSDLFRHQRIHPGGKKPYNYNECGKNVSQNSNLNIHKKVHTGEKHFECTECGKAFTRKSTLSMHQKIHTGEKPYVCTECGKAFIRKSHFITHERIHTGEKPYECSDCGKSFIKKSQLHVHQRIHTGENPFICSECGKIFTHKTNLIIHQKIHTGERPYICTECEKAFTDRSNLIKHQKIHTGEKPYKCSDCGKSFTWKSRLRIHQKCHTGERHYECSECGKAFIQKSTLSMHQRIHKGEKPYVCTECGKAFFHKSHFITHERIHTGEKPYECSDCGKSFTKKSQLHVHQQIHTGEKPYRCAECGKAFTDRSNLFTHQKIHTGEKPYKCNDCGKAFTRKSGLHIHQQSHTGERHYECSECGKAFARKSTLIMHQRIHTGEKPYICTECGKSFIQKSHLNRHRRIHTGEKPYECSDCGKAFIKKTQLLEHHRIHTGEKPYMCAECGKAFTIRSNLIKHQKIHTKQKPYKCSDFRKAFNWKVQLSIHQKSDTGEVECSVPQSWCGDKSFEEL, from the exons ATGGAGGCG ATCTCTGCCCCTTTCCCAGAAGAACCAGAAATGACCAAGTCCCTG GGATCAGTGTCTTTCAAGGATGTAACTGTAGACTTCAGCAGGGAGGAGTGGCAACAGTTGGACCTTGCTCAGAAAAGTCTATACAGGGATGTAATGCTGGAAAACTATTTCAACTTGATCTCAGTGG GGTGTCAAGTTCCCAAACCAGAAGTCATTTTCAACTTGGAGCAGGGAGAACAGCCATGTATGTTGGATGGTGAAATCTCAAGCCAGAGCTATCTAG atcaggGTATTGGTTTTGAAACGTCACAACAGGGAATGTCTGAAGAAGTTTCAATCCAGTTTGAGAGAATTAATCTCTTCACAAGAGATGACCTGTATTCCATTTTAGAAGAATTGTGGCAAGATGATGAACAGACAGGGAGATGTGAGGAAAACCAGAACAAACATTTAAGTCATGTTGCCTTCATCAACAAGGATACACTAGCTAATGAGGGAGACTGTGAATATAATAAAGACATTAGGAAAATGTTTCGTGTAAACACATACCTTGTTCCTTCAAGAAAAAGACTCCATAACTGTGACTCATTTCAAAAGAGTTTGAAGCCTATTGTAAGCCTATGTAATTATAATAGAAACAATGTAACAGAAAATTTTGATAAGATTATTGGATATGGTAATATCTTTACTCTCATGAATTCTCATACAGAAATGAATGCTTGTGGATATAATCAATGTAAGAAACTTCTGAGTCATAAGCAAACTCTCATTCAACATCAAAAATTTCATGGGGAGAACctctatttattttctgattgtgTAAAACTTTCCACCCATAAGTCACACctttttgcacatcaaaggattTATACTGAAGAGAAACATCATGAGTGCAGCAAATGTGAAACAGTCTTCACTCGGAAGTCCCAATTTGCTGTACCTCAGGTTTATACAAGAGAGAAACCTTATATATGCACTGAATATGGGAAGGACTTTTCCCTCAACTCAAACCATGAGAAAACTCCTCACACTGAGGAGACTGATTGTAAATTCAGTCCACATGGAAAAGCCTTTATCCAGAAGTCAGATCTGTTCAGACATCAGAGAATTCATCCTGGAGGGAAAAAACCCTATAATTAtaatgaatgtgggaaaaatGTCTCTCAGAATTCAAACCTCAATATACATAAGAAAgttcatactggtgagaaacaCTTTGAATGTACTGAATGTGGAAAAGCTTTCACAAGGAAATCAACACTAAGTATGCATCAGAAAATTCATacaggagaaaaaccctatgtatgtactgaatgtgggaaagcctttatcCGGAAGTCACATTTTATTACACAtgagagaattcatactggagagaaaccttatgaatgcaGTGACTGTGGGAAGTCCTTTATAAAGAAGTCACAGCTCCATGTGCACCAGCGAATTCACACAGGGGAGAATCCCTTTATATGTTCAGAATGTGGGAAGATCTTCACCCACAAGACAAATCTCATTATACACCAGAAAATTCATACTGGTGAGAGACCCTATATATGTACTGAATGTGAGAAGGCCTTTACTGACAGGTCAAATCTCATTAAACACCAaaaaattcatactggagagaaaccctataaatgCAGTGACTGTGGAAAATCATTCACCTGGAAGTCACGGCTCAGGATACATCAGAAATGTCATACTGGAGAGAGACATTatgaatgcagtgaatgtgggaaagcatTTATTCAGAAGTCAACACTGAGTATGCACCAGAGAAttcataaaggagaaaaaccctatgTTTGCActgaatgtgggaaggccttcttCCATAAGTCACATTTTATTACACAtgagagaattcatactggagagaaaccttacgaATGCAGTGATTGTGGGAAATCCTTCACGAAGAAGTCACAGCTTCATGTACATCAGCAaattcacacaggagagaaaccctacaGATGTGCTGAATGTGGAAAGGCTTTTACTGACAGATCAAATCTCTTTACACACCAGAaaattcatactggtgagaaaccctataaatgtaaTGACTGTGGAAAAGCTTTCACTCGGAAATCAGGCCTCCATATACATCAGCAGTCTCATACTGGAGAAAGACattatgagtgcagtgaatgtgggaaagcctttgcAAGAAAATCAACACTAATTatgcatcagagaattcatacaggagagaaaccttataTTTGTACTGAATGTGGGAAGTCCTTCATCCAGAAGTCACACTTAAATCGACATcggagaattcatactggagagaagccctatgaatgCAGTGACTGTGGGAAGGCCTTTATTAAGAAGACACAACTCCTTGAACACCATCgaattcacacaggagagaaaccatatatGTGTGCTGAATGTGGAAAGGCCTTCACCATCAGATCAAATCTTATTAAACACCAGAAAATTCATACTAAACAGAAACCCTATAAATGTAGTGACTTTAGGAAAGCCTTCAACTGGAAAGTACAACTCAGTATACATCAGAAATCTGATACTGGGGAAGTAGAATGCTCAGTGCCACAATCATGGTGTGGGGATAAAAGTTTTGAGGAGCTATAG
- the ZNF484 gene encoding zinc finger protein 484 isoform X3, which yields MTKSLGSVSFKDVTVDFSREEWQQLDLAQKSLYRDVMLENYFNLISVGCQVPKPEVIFNLEQGEQPCMLDGEISSQSYLDQGIGFETSQQGMSEEVSIQFERINLFTRDDLYSILEELWQDDEQTGRCEENQNKHLSHVAFINKDTLANEGDCEYNKDIRKMFRVNTYLVPSRKRLHNCDSFQKSLKPIVSLCNYNRNNVTENFDKIIGYGNIFTLMNSHTEMNACGYNQCKKLLSHKQTLIQHQKFHGENLYLFSDCVKLSTHKSHLFAHQRIYTEEKHHECSKCETVFTRKSQFAVPQVYTREKPYICTEYGKDFSLNSNHEKTPHTEETDCKFSPHGKAFIQKSDLFRHQRIHPGGKKPYNYNECGKNVSQNSNLNIHKKVHTGEKHFECTECGKAFTRKSTLSMHQKIHTGEKPYVCTECGKAFIRKSHFITHERIHTGEKPYECSDCGKSFIKKSQLHVHQRIHTGENPFICSECGKIFTHKTNLIIHQKIHTGERPYICTECEKAFTDRSNLIKHQKIHTGEKPYKCSDCGKSFTWKSRLRIHQKCHTGERHYECSECGKAFIQKSTLSMHQRIHKGEKPYVCTECGKAFFHKSHFITHERIHTGEKPYECSDCGKSFTKKSQLHVHQQIHTGEKPYRCAECGKAFTDRSNLFTHQKIHTGEKPYKCNDCGKAFTRKSGLHIHQQSHTGERHYECSECGKAFARKSTLIMHQRIHTGEKPYICTECGKSFIQKSHLNRHRRIHTGEKPYECSDCGKAFIKKTQLLEHHRIHTGEKPYMCAECGKAFTIRSNLIKHQKIHTKQKPYKCSDFRKAFNWKVQLSIHQKSDTGEVECSVPQSWCGDKSFEEL from the exons ATGACCAAGTCCCTG GGATCAGTGTCTTTCAAGGATGTAACTGTAGACTTCAGCAGGGAGGAGTGGCAACAGTTGGACCTTGCTCAGAAAAGTCTATACAGGGATGTAATGCTGGAAAACTATTTCAACTTGATCTCAGTGG GGTGTCAAGTTCCCAAACCAGAAGTCATTTTCAACTTGGAGCAGGGAGAACAGCCATGTATGTTGGATGGTGAAATCTCAAGCCAGAGCTATCTAG atcaggGTATTGGTTTTGAAACGTCACAACAGGGAATGTCTGAAGAAGTTTCAATCCAGTTTGAGAGAATTAATCTCTTCACAAGAGATGACCTGTATTCCATTTTAGAAGAATTGTGGCAAGATGATGAACAGACAGGGAGATGTGAGGAAAACCAGAACAAACATTTAAGTCATGTTGCCTTCATCAACAAGGATACACTAGCTAATGAGGGAGACTGTGAATATAATAAAGACATTAGGAAAATGTTTCGTGTAAACACATACCTTGTTCCTTCAAGAAAAAGACTCCATAACTGTGACTCATTTCAAAAGAGTTTGAAGCCTATTGTAAGCCTATGTAATTATAATAGAAACAATGTAACAGAAAATTTTGATAAGATTATTGGATATGGTAATATCTTTACTCTCATGAATTCTCATACAGAAATGAATGCTTGTGGATATAATCAATGTAAGAAACTTCTGAGTCATAAGCAAACTCTCATTCAACATCAAAAATTTCATGGGGAGAACctctatttattttctgattgtgTAAAACTTTCCACCCATAAGTCACACctttttgcacatcaaaggattTATACTGAAGAGAAACATCATGAGTGCAGCAAATGTGAAACAGTCTTCACTCGGAAGTCCCAATTTGCTGTACCTCAGGTTTATACAAGAGAGAAACCTTATATATGCACTGAATATGGGAAGGACTTTTCCCTCAACTCAAACCATGAGAAAACTCCTCACACTGAGGAGACTGATTGTAAATTCAGTCCACATGGAAAAGCCTTTATCCAGAAGTCAGATCTGTTCAGACATCAGAGAATTCATCCTGGAGGGAAAAAACCCTATAATTAtaatgaatgtgggaaaaatGTCTCTCAGAATTCAAACCTCAATATACATAAGAAAgttcatactggtgagaaacaCTTTGAATGTACTGAATGTGGAAAAGCTTTCACAAGGAAATCAACACTAAGTATGCATCAGAAAATTCATacaggagaaaaaccctatgtatgtactgaatgtgggaaagcctttatcCGGAAGTCACATTTTATTACACAtgagagaattcatactggagagaaaccttatgaatgcaGTGACTGTGGGAAGTCCTTTATAAAGAAGTCACAGCTCCATGTGCACCAGCGAATTCACACAGGGGAGAATCCCTTTATATGTTCAGAATGTGGGAAGATCTTCACCCACAAGACAAATCTCATTATACACCAGAAAATTCATACTGGTGAGAGACCCTATATATGTACTGAATGTGAGAAGGCCTTTACTGACAGGTCAAATCTCATTAAACACCAaaaaattcatactggagagaaaccctataaatgCAGTGACTGTGGAAAATCATTCACCTGGAAGTCACGGCTCAGGATACATCAGAAATGTCATACTGGAGAGAGACATTatgaatgcagtgaatgtgggaaagcatTTATTCAGAAGTCAACACTGAGTATGCACCAGAGAAttcataaaggagaaaaaccctatgTTTGCActgaatgtgggaaggccttcttCCATAAGTCACATTTTATTACACAtgagagaattcatactggagagaaaccttacgaATGCAGTGATTGTGGGAAATCCTTCACGAAGAAGTCACAGCTTCATGTACATCAGCAaattcacacaggagagaaaccctacaGATGTGCTGAATGTGGAAAGGCTTTTACTGACAGATCAAATCTCTTTACACACCAGAaaattcatactggtgagaaaccctataaatgtaaTGACTGTGGAAAAGCTTTCACTCGGAAATCAGGCCTCCATATACATCAGCAGTCTCATACTGGAGAAAGACattatgagtgcagtgaatgtgggaaagcctttgcAAGAAAATCAACACTAATTatgcatcagagaattcatacaggagagaaaccttataTTTGTACTGAATGTGGGAAGTCCTTCATCCAGAAGTCACACTTAAATCGACATcggagaattcatactggagagaagccctatgaatgCAGTGACTGTGGGAAGGCCTTTATTAAGAAGACACAACTCCTTGAACACCATCgaattcacacaggagagaaaccatatatGTGTGCTGAATGTGGAAAGGCCTTCACCATCAGATCAAATCTTATTAAACACCAGAAAATTCATACTAAACAGAAACCCTATAAATGTAGTGACTTTAGGAAAGCCTTCAACTGGAAAGTACAACTCAGTATACATCAGAAATCTGATACTGGGGAAGTAGAATGCTCAGTGCCACAATCATGGTGTGGGGATAAAAGTTTTGAGGAGCTATAG
- the ZNF484 gene encoding zinc finger protein 484 isoform X5, with product MLDGEISSQSYLDQGIGFETSQQGMSEEVSIQFERINLFTRDDLYSILEELWQDDEQTGRCEENQNKHLSHVAFINKDTLANEGDCEYNKDIRKMFRVNTYLVPSRKRLHNCDSFQKSLKPIVSLCNYNRNNVTENFDKIIGYGNIFTLMNSHTEMNACGYNQCKKLLSHKQTLIQHQKFHGENLYLFSDCVKLSTHKSHLFAHQRIYTEEKHHECSKCETVFTRKSQFAVPQVYTREKPYICTEYGKDFSLNSNHEKTPHTEETDCKFSPHGKAFIQKSDLFRHQRIHPGGKKPYNYNECGKNVSQNSNLNIHKKVHTGEKHFECTECGKAFTRKSTLSMHQKIHTGEKPYVCTECGKAFIRKSHFITHERIHTGEKPYECSDCGKSFIKKSQLHVHQRIHTGENPFICSECGKIFTHKTNLIIHQKIHTGERPYICTECEKAFTDRSNLIKHQKIHTGEKPYKCSDCGKSFTWKSRLRIHQKCHTGERHYECSECGKAFIQKSTLSMHQRIHKGEKPYVCTECGKAFFHKSHFITHERIHTGEKPYECSDCGKSFTKKSQLHVHQQIHTGEKPYRCAECGKAFTDRSNLFTHQKIHTGEKPYKCNDCGKAFTRKSGLHIHQQSHTGERHYECSECGKAFARKSTLIMHQRIHTGEKPYICTECGKSFIQKSHLNRHRRIHTGEKPYECSDCGKAFIKKTQLLEHHRIHTGEKPYMCAECGKAFTIRSNLIKHQKIHTKQKPYKCSDFRKAFNWKVQLSIHQKSDTGEVECSVPQSWCGDKSFEEL from the exons ATGTTGGATGGTGAAATCTCAAGCCAGAGCTATCTAG atcaggGTATTGGTTTTGAAACGTCACAACAGGGAATGTCTGAAGAAGTTTCAATCCAGTTTGAGAGAATTAATCTCTTCACAAGAGATGACCTGTATTCCATTTTAGAAGAATTGTGGCAAGATGATGAACAGACAGGGAGATGTGAGGAAAACCAGAACAAACATTTAAGTCATGTTGCCTTCATCAACAAGGATACACTAGCTAATGAGGGAGACTGTGAATATAATAAAGACATTAGGAAAATGTTTCGTGTAAACACATACCTTGTTCCTTCAAGAAAAAGACTCCATAACTGTGACTCATTTCAAAAGAGTTTGAAGCCTATTGTAAGCCTATGTAATTATAATAGAAACAATGTAACAGAAAATTTTGATAAGATTATTGGATATGGTAATATCTTTACTCTCATGAATTCTCATACAGAAATGAATGCTTGTGGATATAATCAATGTAAGAAACTTCTGAGTCATAAGCAAACTCTCATTCAACATCAAAAATTTCATGGGGAGAACctctatttattttctgattgtgTAAAACTTTCCACCCATAAGTCACACctttttgcacatcaaaggattTATACTGAAGAGAAACATCATGAGTGCAGCAAATGTGAAACAGTCTTCACTCGGAAGTCCCAATTTGCTGTACCTCAGGTTTATACAAGAGAGAAACCTTATATATGCACTGAATATGGGAAGGACTTTTCCCTCAACTCAAACCATGAGAAAACTCCTCACACTGAGGAGACTGATTGTAAATTCAGTCCACATGGAAAAGCCTTTATCCAGAAGTCAGATCTGTTCAGACATCAGAGAATTCATCCTGGAGGGAAAAAACCCTATAATTAtaatgaatgtgggaaaaatGTCTCTCAGAATTCAAACCTCAATATACATAAGAAAgttcatactggtgagaaacaCTTTGAATGTACTGAATGTGGAAAAGCTTTCACAAGGAAATCAACACTAAGTATGCATCAGAAAATTCATacaggagaaaaaccctatgtatgtactgaatgtgggaaagcctttatcCGGAAGTCACATTTTATTACACAtgagagaattcatactggagagaaaccttatgaatgcaGTGACTGTGGGAAGTCCTTTATAAAGAAGTCACAGCTCCATGTGCACCAGCGAATTCACACAGGGGAGAATCCCTTTATATGTTCAGAATGTGGGAAGATCTTCACCCACAAGACAAATCTCATTATACACCAGAAAATTCATACTGGTGAGAGACCCTATATATGTACTGAATGTGAGAAGGCCTTTACTGACAGGTCAAATCTCATTAAACACCAaaaaattcatactggagagaaaccctataaatgCAGTGACTGTGGAAAATCATTCACCTGGAAGTCACGGCTCAGGATACATCAGAAATGTCATACTGGAGAGAGACATTatgaatgcagtgaatgtgggaaagcatTTATTCAGAAGTCAACACTGAGTATGCACCAGAGAAttcataaaggagaaaaaccctatgTTTGCActgaatgtgggaaggccttcttCCATAAGTCACATTTTATTACACAtgagagaattcatactggagagaaaccttacgaATGCAGTGATTGTGGGAAATCCTTCACGAAGAAGTCACAGCTTCATGTACATCAGCAaattcacacaggagagaaaccctacaGATGTGCTGAATGTGGAAAGGCTTTTACTGACAGATCAAATCTCTTTACACACCAGAaaattcatactggtgagaaaccctataaatgtaaTGACTGTGGAAAAGCTTTCACTCGGAAATCAGGCCTCCATATACATCAGCAGTCTCATACTGGAGAAAGACattatgagtgcagtgaatgtgggaaagcctttgcAAGAAAATCAACACTAATTatgcatcagagaattcatacaggagagaaaccttataTTTGTACTGAATGTGGGAAGTCCTTCATCCAGAAGTCACACTTAAATCGACATcggagaattcatactggagagaagccctatgaatgCAGTGACTGTGGGAAGGCCTTTATTAAGAAGACACAACTCCTTGAACACCATCgaattcacacaggagagaaaccatatatGTGTGCTGAATGTGGAAAGGCCTTCACCATCAGATCAAATCTTATTAAACACCAGAAAATTCATACTAAACAGAAACCCTATAAATGTAGTGACTTTAGGAAAGCCTTCAACTGGAAAGTACAACTCAGTATACATCAGAAATCTGATACTGGGGAAGTAGAATGCTCAGTGCCACAATCATGGTGTGGGGATAAAAGTTTTGAGGAGCTATAG
- the ZNF484 gene encoding zinc finger protein 484 isoform X4, giving the protein MLENYFNLISVGCQVPKPEVIFNLEQGEQPCMLDGEISSQSYLDQGIGFETSQQGMSEEVSIQFERINLFTRDDLYSILEELWQDDEQTGRCEENQNKHLSHVAFINKDTLANEGDCEYNKDIRKMFRVNTYLVPSRKRLHNCDSFQKSLKPIVSLCNYNRNNVTENFDKIIGYGNIFTLMNSHTEMNACGYNQCKKLLSHKQTLIQHQKFHGENLYLFSDCVKLSTHKSHLFAHQRIYTEEKHHECSKCETVFTRKSQFAVPQVYTREKPYICTEYGKDFSLNSNHEKTPHTEETDCKFSPHGKAFIQKSDLFRHQRIHPGGKKPYNYNECGKNVSQNSNLNIHKKVHTGEKHFECTECGKAFTRKSTLSMHQKIHTGEKPYVCTECGKAFIRKSHFITHERIHTGEKPYECSDCGKSFIKKSQLHVHQRIHTGENPFICSECGKIFTHKTNLIIHQKIHTGERPYICTECEKAFTDRSNLIKHQKIHTGEKPYKCSDCGKSFTWKSRLRIHQKCHTGERHYECSECGKAFIQKSTLSMHQRIHKGEKPYVCTECGKAFFHKSHFITHERIHTGEKPYECSDCGKSFTKKSQLHVHQQIHTGEKPYRCAECGKAFTDRSNLFTHQKIHTGEKPYKCNDCGKAFTRKSGLHIHQQSHTGERHYECSECGKAFARKSTLIMHQRIHTGEKPYICTECGKSFIQKSHLNRHRRIHTGEKPYECSDCGKAFIKKTQLLEHHRIHTGEKPYMCAECGKAFTIRSNLIKHQKIHTKQKPYKCSDFRKAFNWKVQLSIHQKSDTGEVECSVPQSWCGDKSFEEL; this is encoded by the exons ATGCTGGAAAACTATTTCAACTTGATCTCAGTGG GGTGTCAAGTTCCCAAACCAGAAGTCATTTTCAACTTGGAGCAGGGAGAACAGCCATGTATGTTGGATGGTGAAATCTCAAGCCAGAGCTATCTAG atcaggGTATTGGTTTTGAAACGTCACAACAGGGAATGTCTGAAGAAGTTTCAATCCAGTTTGAGAGAATTAATCTCTTCACAAGAGATGACCTGTATTCCATTTTAGAAGAATTGTGGCAAGATGATGAACAGACAGGGAGATGTGAGGAAAACCAGAACAAACATTTAAGTCATGTTGCCTTCATCAACAAGGATACACTAGCTAATGAGGGAGACTGTGAATATAATAAAGACATTAGGAAAATGTTTCGTGTAAACACATACCTTGTTCCTTCAAGAAAAAGACTCCATAACTGTGACTCATTTCAAAAGAGTTTGAAGCCTATTGTAAGCCTATGTAATTATAATAGAAACAATGTAACAGAAAATTTTGATAAGATTATTGGATATGGTAATATCTTTACTCTCATGAATTCTCATACAGAAATGAATGCTTGTGGATATAATCAATGTAAGAAACTTCTGAGTCATAAGCAAACTCTCATTCAACATCAAAAATTTCATGGGGAGAACctctatttattttctgattgtgTAAAACTTTCCACCCATAAGTCACACctttttgcacatcaaaggattTATACTGAAGAGAAACATCATGAGTGCAGCAAATGTGAAACAGTCTTCACTCGGAAGTCCCAATTTGCTGTACCTCAGGTTTATACAAGAGAGAAACCTTATATATGCACTGAATATGGGAAGGACTTTTCCCTCAACTCAAACCATGAGAAAACTCCTCACACTGAGGAGACTGATTGTAAATTCAGTCCACATGGAAAAGCCTTTATCCAGAAGTCAGATCTGTTCAGACATCAGAGAATTCATCCTGGAGGGAAAAAACCCTATAATTAtaatgaatgtgggaaaaatGTCTCTCAGAATTCAAACCTCAATATACATAAGAAAgttcatactggtgagaaacaCTTTGAATGTACTGAATGTGGAAAAGCTTTCACAAGGAAATCAACACTAAGTATGCATCAGAAAATTCATacaggagaaaaaccctatgtatgtactgaatgtgggaaagcctttatcCGGAAGTCACATTTTATTACACAtgagagaattcatactggagagaaaccttatgaatgcaGTGACTGTGGGAAGTCCTTTATAAAGAAGTCACAGCTCCATGTGCACCAGCGAATTCACACAGGGGAGAATCCCTTTATATGTTCAGAATGTGGGAAGATCTTCACCCACAAGACAAATCTCATTATACACCAGAAAATTCATACTGGTGAGAGACCCTATATATGTACTGAATGTGAGAAGGCCTTTACTGACAGGTCAAATCTCATTAAACACCAaaaaattcatactggagagaaaccctataaatgCAGTGACTGTGGAAAATCATTCACCTGGAAGTCACGGCTCAGGATACATCAGAAATGTCATACTGGAGAGAGACATTatgaatgcagtgaatgtgggaaagcatTTATTCAGAAGTCAACACTGAGTATGCACCAGAGAAttcataaaggagaaaaaccctatgTTTGCActgaatgtgggaaggccttcttCCATAAGTCACATTTTATTACACAtgagagaattcatactggagagaaaccttacgaATGCAGTGATTGTGGGAAATCCTTCACGAAGAAGTCACAGCTTCATGTACATCAGCAaattcacacaggagagaaaccctacaGATGTGCTGAATGTGGAAAGGCTTTTACTGACAGATCAAATCTCTTTACACACCAGAaaattcatactggtgagaaaccctataaatgtaaTGACTGTGGAAAAGCTTTCACTCGGAAATCAGGCCTCCATATACATCAGCAGTCTCATACTGGAGAAAGACattatgagtgcagtgaatgtgggaaagcctttgcAAGAAAATCAACACTAATTatgcatcagagaattcatacaggagagaaaccttataTTTGTACTGAATGTGGGAAGTCCTTCATCCAGAAGTCACACTTAAATCGACATcggagaattcatactggagagaagccctatgaatgCAGTGACTGTGGGAAGGCCTTTATTAAGAAGACACAACTCCTTGAACACCATCgaattcacacaggagagaaaccatatatGTGTGCTGAATGTGGAAAGGCCTTCACCATCAGATCAAATCTTATTAAACACCAGAAAATTCATACTAAACAGAAACCCTATAAATGTAGTGACTTTAGGAAAGCCTTCAACTGGAAAGTACAACTCAGTATACATCAGAAATCTGATACTGGGGAAGTAGAATGCTCAGTGCCACAATCATGGTGTGGGGATAAAAGTTTTGAGGAGCTATAG